The DNA sequence GGCCCGCACTTCCTCCCGCAACCGCGCCGCCCGCCGCGCGACCTCCGGGTCGGCGGTGAGTTCGAGCAGTGCGGCGCGCAGCGCCTCAGCCGTGGCGTCCCCCGTGTCCAGACGACGGGCCACGCCCAGTTCGACGAGCCGATCGGCGTTCATGGCCTGTTCGGCCCCCTGCGGAACGGCGATCATCGGAGAGCCGGTGTACAGCCCCTCGTTGCTGCCGCCCATCCCCGCGTGGGTGATGAACGCGTCGGCCTGCTCCAGGATCGCCAGCTGCGGCACCCACGAGTGCACCTCGACGTTGGCCGGGATCTCCCCCAGCTCGCCGACCTCGACGTACTTGCCGATCTGCAGCACCACATGCCACCCGGGCAGGTCCCCGAAGGCCGCGAGGCACGCGCGGTAGAAGGCGGCCTGCCGGGTGTACGCCGAGCCCAGAGAGATCAGCAGCACCTTCTCCGCACCGGCCGGACGCTGCCACCCGCCCTGGTCGGCACGGTCCCCGAGGCAGGGCCCGACGAACGTCACGACCTCCGTGTTCACCCGGTCGGCGTTCGGCTGCATGGCGCGGGGGATGAGCGCGATGGCCCGTTCGGGCCGTCCACTGAAGACGTCGGGGTCGAGCGTGGTCGCCCCGCAACGGGCCAGCCACGACGCGAACTTCTCCTGATACGCGTCCGCACCGGGCAGGCCCATGATCTGGGCCCCGACCTCCTCGTGGTAGCCCTCCCAGGCCACGATCGTCGGCGACAGCTGAACCAGCGGCCGCCCCTGCACCTCGGCGAGCGCGCGGGCGGCATACCCGCCGATGTCGTACAGGTACAGATCGGCCGGATCCCGGTCGTACACCGCGCGCAGCTGCGGCAGCACGCGCACGGCGTCGTCCAGGAACAGGGTCATCGCGGCGATCGGGTCCTCCGGCCAGTCGTTGTCGGCGACCGGCAGCGTGGACTCGAACGGCACGAACTCGGCACCGGTCGACTTGACGACATCCGCCACGAAGGGATCGTTGGCGTACGTCACCCGGTGACCGCGCGCCACGAGCTCGCGGATGATGTCCAGGCTGGGGAGAGTGTGGCTGATGGCGGGGATGCCGACCATCGCGATATGGGCACGGCGACGGGACTCGGACATACGAGATCACTCATTTCAGATCAACGGCGAAATGGACACGACGGCCCAGCGCACGGACGCGATCGCCGGTGCGCCGGAGTGAGCGGCGCGTCAGCCGTAGATCTGCAGAAACGAGTCCATGCGGCGAACACTACCCGGACCAACCCCTCCGCCGCCTCCCCTTTACGCCGCCCCCGACCGGCCTCAGCCCGATGTAAGCGCCCGCTCAGCGCCGGCCCCTAGGGTCACGTACGCGACGGGCCGTCCGTTCTCCCACCCCTCTCCCGACGGACCGTCGCCCTTACGCCCCGCCTTGCTGGATGCGGTCGAAGTCACCAGCCTTGGCACCACGTATGAAGGCACGCAGTGCGGCACGCGTGGTGCTGAGGACGACGTCGGGGTCGTCGCTCTCCCGGAGCACTATGCCGTTGCCGGCAACGCCGACGTTCACGCAGTTCGACGCGTCGCCGCTGTAGGAAGACTTACGCCACTGGTACGTGGACACGTTTCTCACCTTTCACATGCTGCGCGTGACGTTGTGGATGAAGTTTCGCGACTCGGCGACCGTCAGGGCAGTCCGCTCCATCCGTTCCAGGACGGCTCGGTACTTGATCAGCTCCGCCTCGGCATCCATGAACTGGCAACCATGAGCGGCGTCCAGCTGCACAGTATCGAGCTGAGGGACGCAGCCATGCACATAATCGAATGCCTGCCCCGTTCCGGGGAAGGTCCCGCCGCCACGAAACGGGATGACACGGATGGTGACGTTGTCCATCTCGCTCATCGCGACGAGGTGTTCGAGCTGAGCGCGAACCGTGTCCACCCCGCCAAACTCCATCCGGAGAGCGGCTTCATGGATGGTCGCGGTGTACGGCACCGGATTGTCACCGTAGAGGATCGCCTGTCGCTTCATTCGGTGGGACAGCCGGTGCTCCACCTCGTACGCCCGCAGCGGCGGCGCCACCTCGCGCATCAGCGCCCGTGCGTGATCAACGGTCTGTAGCAGGGCCGGGATGTGGATGACCAGCGCGACACGAATTTCACGGGCCTGCTGCTCCAGTTCCGCCAGATCCGCGAAGCTCGCAGGAAGATACTCCCGGTACTCGTCCCACCATCCCCGCGTGCGTCCGCCCGTCATATCCGCCAGCGCATCCACGAGGTCGTCATCCGCACAGGAGTAGGTGCGAGCCATCACGCGCACCCGATCGGCGCCCACGGCGTACCGGCCCGCCTCGATCATGCTCACACGGGCCTGCTGGACACCCAGCTCGGCGGCGGCCGCAGTGGAGGTCAGGCCCGCGCGCTCCCGAAGCTTCCGTAACTCGGCTCCGAGCCGTCGCTGCTTGAGCGTAGGACTACTGGCGTTCGCCATTGGTCTCCCTTGTCACCCACACGAGGGCAATCGTGAGCCATATCTCCGTATCGACGTTAGAACTAACACGACTGGCCCTACTGTGTGGCCCAAGCCACCCAACTTCGCCCGACCGAGGGAGACTCCATGGCCAACGTACCCCCGCCCTCCGACCCCTGGACGTACTCCCTCCGCCTCCCCAACGACCCACGGGCCGCGCGGATCTCGCGGGTCACCCTGCGGGCCGTGCTCTCCTCCCACGGCATGGCCGCGCTGATCGACACGGCCGAACTCCTGACCTGCGAGCTGGTCACCAACGCCCTCCGCCACTCCGACGGCCCCGCCCAACTCCGCATCCGCCACCTCTGCGCGAACCGTCTCCGCGTCAGCATCTGGGACACCAACCCGGCCATCCCCGCACCCTTCGATGCCCCGCCCAGCCCCCTCGACCGCTTCACCGCCCTCACCGAGGCCGCCGCCAACCTTGACGCCACCTCCGGCCGTGGCCTCCTCATCGTCCGGCTGTGCGCCGACAACTGGGGCGGCTACCCCCTCGCCGACGACCTCTTCGGCATCAACGGCAAGCTTCTCTGGTTCGAACTCACCCCGCAGCAGGACGCCTACGAGATCGCGGCCTAACCGGGCCTTCCCCCAATCGGGTGATCACGGGCCATTTGACCGGTAC is a window from the Streptomyces luomodiensis genome containing:
- a CDS encoding macrolide family glycosyltransferase, which gives rise to MSESRRRAHIAMVGIPAISHTLPSLDIIRELVARGHRVTYANDPFVADVVKSTGAEFVPFESTLPVADNDWPEDPIAAMTLFLDDAVRVLPQLRAVYDRDPADLYLYDIGGYAARALAEVQGRPLVQLSPTIVAWEGYHEEVGAQIMGLPGADAYQEKFASWLARCGATTLDPDVFSGRPERAIALIPRAMQPNADRVNTEVVTFVGPCLGDRADQGGWQRPAGAEKVLLISLGSAYTRQAAFYRACLAAFGDLPGWHVVLQIGKYVEVGELGEIPANVEVHSWVPQLAILEQADAFITHAGMGGSNEGLYTGSPMIAVPQGAEQAMNADRLVELGVARRLDTGDATAEALRAALLELTADPEVARRAARLREEVRAEGGTRRAADLIEGMLG
- a CDS encoding DUF397 domain-containing protein, which produces MSTYQWRKSSYSGDASNCVNVGVAGNGIVLRESDDPDVVLSTTRAALRAFIRGAKAGDFDRIQQGGA
- a CDS encoding helix-turn-helix domain-containing protein, with the protein product MANASSPTLKQRRLGAELRKLRERAGLTSTAAAAELGVQQARVSMIEAGRYAVGADRVRVMARTYSCADDDLVDALADMTGGRTRGWWDEYREYLPASFADLAELEQQAREIRVALVIHIPALLQTVDHARALMREVAPPLRAYEVEHRLSHRMKRQAILYGDNPVPYTATIHEAALRMEFGGVDTVRAQLEHLVAMSEMDNVTIRVIPFRGGGTFPGTGQAFDYVHGCVPQLDTVQLDAAHGCQFMDAEAELIKYRAVLERMERTALTVAESRNFIHNVTRSM
- a CDS encoding ATP-binding protein; this translates as MANVPPPSDPWTYSLRLPNDPRAARISRVTLRAVLSSHGMAALIDTAELLTCELVTNALRHSDGPAQLRIRHLCANRLRVSIWDTNPAIPAPFDAPPSPLDRFTALTEAAANLDATSGRGLLIVRLCADNWGGYPLADDLFGINGKLLWFELTPQQDAYEIAA